The following coding sequences lie in one Phragmites australis chromosome 8, lpPhrAust1.1, whole genome shotgun sequence genomic window:
- the LOC133927247 gene encoding uncharacterized vacuolar membrane protein YML018C-like isoform X1 encodes MGSSSQHDSISAPGSLEGIDCPGSGSSISKWDKMRSTNSWRWCLGLIYIVAVASIWIAASYIVQSVVDGGVSPFLITYICNSLFVIYIPIVEVARYFEDSINNFWTKLKCKDSESLQQSNDLESVNLLQSGGHKHEGIATSDESQTTLPEDTLARASFPAQTELSVADCNEGLDAKGRWTRARVARVSMVVCPFWFLAQLTFNLSLRYTTVTSNTILSSTSSLFTFLVALIFLGETFTWLKLISVLLCMGGTIIVSLADSGSKINSIATNPLLGDFLSIVSASLYAVYITLIRKKLPDEKEGQGQVSMAQFLGFLGLFNMLFFLPVALVLNFAKLEPFHRLTWEQVGLIVGKGLLDNVLSDYLWAKAILLTTTTVATAGLTIQVPIAAIVDTLSGHAPHLLNYIGAAAVLVGFAGINIPADSPQSAQLEQETPIVSMVDDPLHLPSNRNATDAIS; translated from the exons ATGGGCTCGTCCTCCCAGCACGATTCGATCTCCGCACCAG GAAGTTTGGAGGGTATTGATTGTCCTGGCAGCGGAAGCAGCATCAGCAAGTGGGACAAAATGAGGAGCACAAACTCTTGGAGATGGTGCCTAGGGTTGATTTACATCGTTGCTGTTGCGAGCATATGGATTGCTGCCAGCTACATCGTGCAGTCTGTGGTGGATGGTGGTGTTTCTCCGTTCTTGATCACCTACATATGCAATTCTCTGTTTGTTATTTACATCCCAATAGTCGAAGTTGCTCGATACTTCGAGGATTCTATCAATAACTTTTGGACGAAGTTGAAATGCAAGGATAGTGAAAGCCTGCAGCAGTCCAATGATCTGGAGAGTGTGAATCTTCTCCAGAGTGGTGGACACAAACATGAGGGCATTGCTACCTCAGATGAATCACAAACTACATTGCCTGAAGACACTTTGGCTCGAGCAAGCTTCCCTGCCCAGACAGAGCTAAGTGTTGCAGATTGCAACGAAGGATTGGATGCAAAAGGGCGCTGGACGCGTGCTCGTGTGGCCAGAGTCAGCATGGTAGTCTGCCCTTTTTGGTTCCTTGCACAACTTACATTCAACCTGTCTCTAAGATACACCACTGTTACG TCAAACACGATCTTGAGCAGCACATCAAGCCTCTTCACTTTCTTGGTTGCATTAATATTTCTTGGAGAAACATTCACATGGTTGAAGCTAATCAGTGTGCTTCTCTGCATGGGAGGTACAATAATTGTCAGCCTGGCTGATTCGGGTAGTAAAATTAATTCTATTGCCACAAATCCTCTTCTGGGAGACTTCCTTTCTATTGTTTCTGCTAGTTTGTATGCTGTGTATATCACTTTGATACGGAAAAAGTTGCCCGATGAGAAAGAAGGCCAAGGCCAAGTGAGTATGGCTCAGTTTCTGGGATTCCTGGGACTGTTTAATATGTTGTTTTTCCTTCCTGTTGCATTAGTGTTGAATTTTGCCAAGCTGGAGCCATTCCACAGGCTGACATGGGAACAAGTTGGTCTTATTGTCGGAAAAG GTTTGTTAGACAATGTTTTGAGCGACTACTTGTGGGCAAAGGCGATCCTTCTCACAACAACTACAGTTGCTACAGCTGGCCTCACAATTCAAGTTCCAATTGCTGCCATTGTGGACACGCTcagtggtcatgctcctcatcTACTGAACTATATCGGAGCTGCTGCTGTATTGGTCGGTTTTGCTGGGATCAACATCCCAGCTGATTCTCCACAGTCTGCACAACTTGAGCAGGAAACTCCAATTGTTAGCATGGTTGATGACCCTCTTCATTTGCCCAGCAATAGAAATGCTACCGATGCTATCTCATAG
- the LOC133927247 gene encoding uncharacterized vacuolar membrane protein YML018C-like isoform X2, translated as MRSTNSWRWCLGLIYIVAVASIWIAASYIVQSVVDGGVSPFLITYICNSLFVIYIPIVEVARYFEDSINNFWTKLKCKDSESLQQSNDLESVNLLQSGGHKHEGIATSDESQTTLPEDTLARASFPAQTELSVADCNEGLDAKGRWTRARVARVSMVVCPFWFLAQLTFNLSLRYTTVTSNTILSSTSSLFTFLVALIFLGETFTWLKLISVLLCMGGTIIVSLADSGSKINSIATNPLLGDFLSIVSASLYAVYITLIRKKLPDEKEGQGQVSMAQFLGFLGLFNMLFFLPVALVLNFAKLEPFHRLTWEQVGLIVGKGLLDNVLSDYLWAKAILLTTTTVATAGLTIQVPIAAIVDTLSGHAPHLLNYIGAAAVLVGFAGINIPADSPQSAQLEQETPIVSMVDDPLHLPSNRNATDAIS; from the exons ATGAGGAGCACAAACTCTTGGAGATGGTGCCTAGGGTTGATTTACATCGTTGCTGTTGCGAGCATATGGATTGCTGCCAGCTACATCGTGCAGTCTGTGGTGGATGGTGGTGTTTCTCCGTTCTTGATCACCTACATATGCAATTCTCTGTTTGTTATTTACATCCCAATAGTCGAAGTTGCTCGATACTTCGAGGATTCTATCAATAACTTTTGGACGAAGTTGAAATGCAAGGATAGTGAAAGCCTGCAGCAGTCCAATGATCTGGAGAGTGTGAATCTTCTCCAGAGTGGTGGACACAAACATGAGGGCATTGCTACCTCAGATGAATCACAAACTACATTGCCTGAAGACACTTTGGCTCGAGCAAGCTTCCCTGCCCAGACAGAGCTAAGTGTTGCAGATTGCAACGAAGGATTGGATGCAAAAGGGCGCTGGACGCGTGCTCGTGTGGCCAGAGTCAGCATGGTAGTCTGCCCTTTTTGGTTCCTTGCACAACTTACATTCAACCTGTCTCTAAGATACACCACTGTTACG TCAAACACGATCTTGAGCAGCACATCAAGCCTCTTCACTTTCTTGGTTGCATTAATATTTCTTGGAGAAACATTCACATGGTTGAAGCTAATCAGTGTGCTTCTCTGCATGGGAGGTACAATAATTGTCAGCCTGGCTGATTCGGGTAGTAAAATTAATTCTATTGCCACAAATCCTCTTCTGGGAGACTTCCTTTCTATTGTTTCTGCTAGTTTGTATGCTGTGTATATCACTTTGATACGGAAAAAGTTGCCCGATGAGAAAGAAGGCCAAGGCCAAGTGAGTATGGCTCAGTTTCTGGGATTCCTGGGACTGTTTAATATGTTGTTTTTCCTTCCTGTTGCATTAGTGTTGAATTTTGCCAAGCTGGAGCCATTCCACAGGCTGACATGGGAACAAGTTGGTCTTATTGTCGGAAAAG GTTTGTTAGACAATGTTTTGAGCGACTACTTGTGGGCAAAGGCGATCCTTCTCACAACAACTACAGTTGCTACAGCTGGCCTCACAATTCAAGTTCCAATTGCTGCCATTGTGGACACGCTcagtggtcatgctcctcatcTACTGAACTATATCGGAGCTGCTGCTGTATTGGTCGGTTTTGCTGGGATCAACATCCCAGCTGATTCTCCACAGTCTGCACAACTTGAGCAGGAAACTCCAATTGTTAGCATGGTTGATGACCCTCTTCATTTGCCCAGCAATAGAAATGCTACCGATGCTATCTCATAG